In one window of Henckelia pumila isolate YLH828 chromosome 1, ASM3356847v2, whole genome shotgun sequence DNA:
- the LOC140874369 gene encoding putative disease resistance RPP13-like protein 1 gives MSAELFTCCIGSAPFGFALEKLASFGSYAWNEIKLILGVEDELRKLQRTMFMVQDLVDSVECSPLRFTRGSNAWKTWFEDIKKLSYDVDALLDDISLHLSTFGSVGTAERDEVRKIVLSSTTLTLPHDINVLHNKLELLAKEMERLLMIESMKNRFSIVSPIHDFISTSSLIDENNVIGREAEQLACVINLLANEPEMGNFSVMSLVGMAGIGKTTLAKLVYNDDLVNSNFQKKMWVTVSMNFDLIKITKYMIEALTGNSCTLSDLNSVQVLLQVLVRGFKFLLVLDDCWTENNDDWDEFYLPLRYGAKGSKIIVTTRSAKVSSSVRSYKTHSLQHLSDEHCWDLMKRRMLFSVEEQENLKSIGKEIAKKCKGLPLAAKTLGSLLSNSGSSEDQWLCILNSKLWNLPEDKIFPALMLSFLHLPPALQKCFAYCSLFPKNHEFEVEELVLLWMAEGFIRPIEGMRLEDIGSKYFDDLYLRSLFEQDTNARNETVYKMHDLIHDMSQMVSSDICFQVIDMSDDYPLFGNTCHLSMLRDSLNPIHLKASEKNERLRTFLMINKNGADGGQLDNEFFSHLRSLRVLDLTRIGLSKFTISSFKPLKFLRYLNLSENKISEVPNSICRLLALQTLKLKNCTRIKALPEDTKNLSKLRHLDLDIKEQLVHMPPNFGRLTELQALSAFIVGDKKENGIAQISNMNSLRGSLCIKNMDQVTDVAEAIEAKLHEKLFLDNLELQWVDLGNVSQGSLEQAQNLQDSVLANLRPHQNLKELAIKKYCGRFYPTWLSDPSRKITRIHLAGLKYCDSLPPLGQLPSLKFFHISKLPVLELIDENFYGVSNTEKFPSLESFEVENMDKFINWEFTNTVDVMPRLQNFKIHCCPILTNVPINLRSHPNLNISDCPNLAMVLP, from the coding sequence ATGTCTGCTGAGCTATTTACGTGTTGCATTGGGTCGGCTCCATTTGGGTTCGCATTGGAGAAGTTGGCATCATTCGGGTCGTACGCGTGGAATGAAATAAAACTGATATTGGGTGTTGAGGATGAGCTCCGAAAGTTGCAAAGAACTATGTTCATGGTTCAAGATTTGGTAGATAGCGTGGAGTGTAGTCCGTTGAGGTTTACGAGAGGAAGCAATGCTTGGAAAACATGGTTCGAAGATATCAAAAAACTTTCTTACGATGTCGATGCTCTTCTAGATGACATCTCGTTACATCTCTCCACCTTCGGCTCTGTGGGAACCGCTGAAAGAGACGAGGTTCGTAAAATTGTTCTTTCATCAACTACTTTGACACTACCTCATGACATAAATGTATTGCACAACAAGTTGGAACTTCTTGCTAAAGAAATGGAGAGACTACTGATGATTGAAAGCATGAAAAATAGATTCAGCATTGTGTCGCCTATACATGACTTTATATCCACTAGTTCACTGATCGATGAGAATAATGTTATTGGGAGGGAAGCTGAACAACTAGCTTGTGTTATCAATTTGCTCGCAAATGAACCAGAAATGGGTAACTTTTCGGTAATGTCGCTAGTGGGGATGGCTGGAATCGGTAAGACAACCCTTGCGAAATTGGTTTACAATGATGATTTGGTAAACTCCAATTTTCAGAAGAAAATGTGGGTCACTGTTTCGATGAACTTTGATTTGATTAAGATCACAAAATATATGATAGAAGCTTTGACAGGGAATAGTTGCACTTTGTCCGACTTGAATTCTGTTCAAGTCCTTCTTCAAGTGTTAGTTAGGGGGTTTAAATTTTTGCTTGTCTTGGACGATTGTTGGACTGAAAATAACGATGATTGGGACGAATTTTACCTTCCTTTAAGATATGGTGCCAAAGGAAGTAAAATAATTGTGACCACAAGAAGTGCCAAAGTTTCATCATCTGTTAGATCTTATAAAACACATTCTCTCCAACATTTATCGGACGAGCACTGTTGGGATTTGATGAAACGGAGAATGTTATTCTCCGTAGAGGAACAAGAGAATTTGAAATCTATCGGCAAAGAGATTGCGAAAAAATGCAAAGGTTTGCCTTTGGCTGCCAAGACATTGGGAAGTTTATTGTCAAATTCAGGATCCAGCGAAGACCAGTGGCTTTGTATACTGAACAGTAAGCTGTGGAACTTGCCAGAAGACAAAATATTCCCGGCTTTGATGCTTAGTTTTCTCCATCTTCCCCCGGCGCTACAAAAATGTTTTGCATATTGTTCTCTTTTTCCCAAAAATCACGAGTTTGAAGTTGAGGAACTCGTTCTTTTGTGGATGGCAGAGGGGTTCATCCGACCCATAGAAGGAATGAGATTGGAAGACATAGGAAGCAAGTATTTCGATGATCTTTATTTGAGGTCGTTATTCGAACAAGATACAAATGCAAGGAATGAAACTGTCTACAAAATGCATGATCTCATCCATGACATGTCACAAATGGTTTCTAGTGATATATGCTTCCAAGTCATTGACATGTCAGATGACTACCCTTTATTTGGAAATACTTGTCACTTATCGATGCTTCGAGATAGTTTGAATCCAATACATCTGAAGGCCTCGGAGAAAAATGAAAGGTTGAGGACATTTTTgatgatcaataagaatggtgCTGATGGGGGACAACTAGATAATGAATTTTTCTCACATTTGCGATCTTTGCGGGTGTTGGATCTGACTCGAATCGGCCTTAGTAAATTCACCATCAGTTCTTTTAAGCCCTTGAAGTTTCTTCGTTATCTTAATCTCTCAGAAAACAAGATTTCAGAAGTACCAAACTCCATATGTCGTCTTTTGGCTTTACAAACACTGAAACTCAAAAATTGCACTCGAATTAAAGCATTGCCTGAAGACACAAAAAATCTCTCCAAATTACGACATCTGGATTTGGATATAAAAGAACAGCTTGTCCATATGCCACCAAATTTTGGAAGGCTAACTGAACTCCAAGCTCTTTCTGCGTTCATAGTCGGAGACAAAAAGGAAAATGGTATCGCACAAATAAGCAATATGAATTCACTGAGGGGATCACTCTGCATTAAAAACATGGATCAAGTCACAGATGTTGCAGAGGCCATTGAGGCCAAGCTGCACGAGAAGCTGTTCTTGGACAATCTCGAGCTACAATGGGTGGATTTGGGAAATGTTTCTCAGGGTTCTCTAGAACAGGCACAAAATCTACAGGATTCGGTTCTCGCAAATCTTCGGCCTCATCAAAATTTGAAAGAATTGGCCATTAAGAAGTATTGTGGAAGATTCTATCCAACTTGGCTCAGTGATCCAAGTCGCAAAATTACGCGCATTCACTTGGCAGGGCTCAAGTATTGTGATAGTCTTCCACCTCTTGGACAGCTTCCTTCCCTAAAGTTTTTTCATATATCGAAACTGCCTGTTTTGGAGTTGATCGATGAGAATTTTTATGGTGTGAGCAATACAGAGAAGTTCCCATCATTGGAATCTTTCGAAGTAGAAAACATGGATAAATTCATCAACTGGGAATTCACAAATACAGTTGATGTCATGCCTCgccttcaaaatttcaaaattcattgTTGCCCAATTTTGACAAATGTGCCTATAAACTTGAGATCCCATCCGAATTTGAATATCAGTGACTGCCCAAACCTAGCGATGGTGCTTCCATAA